One Vallitalea pronyensis genomic region harbors:
- a CDS encoding fibronectin type III domain-containing protein: protein MATYSSNFYPEVDMYEEHRAGPTTYHGNISTMLTGGIFSAAEYTTRDKYRAAIMFDLTALPTDKNITKAILHLNKYTGNNETIYAIESSTSFTESSGPYGWNSGVYSSFMTNSGWCSGSVLSNLLWKMQNGSFDNENKRIAFILSNVLDFYSPTSNVTGFYTKESSNKPYLEIEYEDIPPSPPTNLAPSGLNQAYDSDILFSWSNSEEQSKFDLQYSIDDGTNWTTVTETTSTTSYTLPANTFTSSQTIVWKVRIYSINDVVGAYSSQATFQVEGKPPTPVITNTETITTPHITATWTSTEQTAYRVVIDGVYDTYERTGTGTSFFVPVALNNNTPYTIKVSVKNTFGIWSDEAVKVVNVAFQEPSQPIMQLITSDINGFIEIRCIKTTGPVATDTFDIFRKEVGGSFERIATNISDKYHDYTIKSSTEYIYKIRAIASNLAYKDSSEASRHIILANAQLAHTDDYNRHIDMKYNITKKISYDLNKVDMYFAGREKAVSEFGEHKIKNISISFTVLTEDEVEDIIDFVYSKGTFLYRDNRGRKMYCTVGIASVTDVSIGSDYLISLTANEVDFSEVV from the coding sequence ATGGCGACATATAGTTCGAATTTTTATCCAGAGGTAGATATGTATGAAGAACATAGAGCAGGACCAACTACTTATCATGGTAATATTTCTACTATGCTTACAGGAGGTATATTTTCAGCAGCTGAATATACAACACGAGACAAGTACAGGGCTGCTATTATGTTTGACCTTACAGCACTTCCCACAGACAAAAACATTACAAAAGCCATATTACACTTAAATAAATACACGGGTAACAATGAAACAATATACGCAATTGAATCCAGTACTTCCTTCACGGAAAGTAGTGGACCTTATGGATGGAATAGTGGGGTTTATAGTTCGTTCATGACTAATTCAGGTTGGTGTTCCGGCAGTGTGCTTAGCAATTTATTATGGAAAATGCAAAATGGTTCTTTTGATAATGAAAATAAAAGAATTGCATTCATATTGTCTAACGTATTGGATTTTTATTCACCTACAAGTAATGTAACAGGGTTTTATACTAAAGAGTCATCGAACAAACCGTACCTAGAGATTGAGTATGAGGACATTCCGCCTTCTCCTCCAACAAACTTAGCACCAAGTGGCTTAAATCAAGCTTATGACTCGGACATACTGTTTTCATGGTCCAACAGTGAAGAACAAAGCAAGTTTGATTTGCAATACAGCATTGATGATGGTACAAACTGGACTACTGTCACAGAAACAACCAGCACCACCTCATACACGTTGCCTGCCAATACCTTCACCAGTTCACAAACAATCGTATGGAAGGTAAGAATTTACAGCATAAATGATGTGGTAGGAGCCTACAGCTCCCAAGCAACATTTCAGGTTGAGGGTAAGCCACCTACACCCGTTATCACCAATACGGAAACCATCACCACTCCACATATCACAGCCACATGGACATCCACAGAACAGACAGCATATAGGGTGGTTATTGATGGTGTATATGACACATACGAAAGAACCGGTACAGGTACCAGCTTCTTTGTTCCGGTTGCATTAAACAATAATACGCCCTATACCATTAAAGTTTCTGTTAAAAATACATTTGGTATCTGGTCAGATGAAGCAGTAAAAGTGGTTAATGTTGCATTCCAGGAACCGTCACAACCCATAATGCAATTGATTACCAGTGATATCAATGGATTTATTGAAATCAGATGTATAAAAACTACTGGTCCTGTAGCGACAGATACCTTTGATATATTCCGGAAAGAGGTTGGGGGAAGTTTCGAAAGAATTGCTACAAACATATCCGACAAATACCACGACTATACCATTAAATCAAGCACTGAATACATATACAAGATACGAGCAATAGCTTCAAATCTTGCCTATAAAGACAGTTCGGAAGCCAGTAGACATATTATATTGGCTAATGCTCAATTAGCCCATACAGACGACTATAACAGGCATATAGATATGAAATATAACATCACTAAAAAAATATCCTATGACTTAAACAAGGTAGACATGTACTTTGCTGGAAGAGAAAAAGCGGTCAGTGAATTCGGCGAGCATAAAATTAAGAATATCAGTATTTCATTTACTGTCTTAACAGAAGATGAAGTGGAAGATATTATTGACTTCGTTTACAGTAAGGGGACATTCTTATATAGAGACAATAGGGGTAGAAAAATGTATTGTACAGTTGGAATTGCAAGCGTTACAGATGTATCAATCGGTAGTGATTACCTCATATCTTTAACAGCAAATGAAGTTGATTTCTCAGAGGTGGTATAA
- a CDS encoding phage tail tape measure protein, with the protein MEIFRLFGSVFLKDEEVNKSLSNIDKRAKTTGERISDMGKKALKAGTVIATGMAAAGGALLKLATSSAEATDRIDKLSQRLGLSREGFQEWDFVLSQAGVSIESLQGGMKTLTQRMGDAINNTGKGAEAFSKLRVNVRDTTGAVKTQEQVFNEVVTALQKMPDGMEKASLAQDLFARSGQELLPLLNGTAESVEALKKEAQELGLVMSDDTIDAGVKFTDTMDKFKRSMSAVKTQIGANLMPKINELLETIIKKSPEISRVLEKAVTIIVGLFKAFGNIILFVTDNFNWLLPIITAAVGLLIGFKVLSVINALMKMWTASTFAQTLAQSGLNAAMLANPIGLVIVAIVALIAVGVALWQNWDWIIKKLNSFWQGIKKIYTTINDFVVGIFHGMADVVRGIFDGLLSGIEFILNKIINGINWVIRLLNNFSFKLPSWLGGGEFGFNIREIREVRFSADKVGKSWVNQPEKSTNYNYNNSSSSNDTYNISLDTKNIKEVEDLSRMMNEAKQTNRQFAN; encoded by the coding sequence ATGGGGAAAAAGGCATTAAAAGCCGGAACGGTTATTGCTACAGGAATGGCCGCAGCTGGGGGAGCATTATTAAAACTCGCCACATCCTCTGCCGAAGCAACAGACCGAATAGATAAACTCAGCCAACGTTTAGGGCTATCCAGAGAAGGTTTTCAAGAGTGGGATTTTGTATTAAGTCAAGCTGGCGTAAGCATTGAATCACTACAAGGCGGCATGAAGACATTAACTCAGCGTATGGGTGATGCCATTAATAATACTGGAAAGGGTGCTGAAGCTTTTAGTAAATTAAGGGTGAACGTAAGAGATACTACGGGAGCCGTTAAAACACAAGAACAAGTCTTTAATGAGGTAGTTACAGCTTTACAAAAAATGCCTGATGGCATGGAAAAGGCATCCTTGGCACAGGATTTATTTGCAAGAAGCGGACAAGAGTTGTTACCGCTCCTTAACGGGACAGCTGAAAGTGTTGAAGCATTGAAGAAAGAGGCCCAAGAACTAGGACTTGTTATGAGTGATGATACAATTGACGCTGGTGTTAAATTTACCGATACAATGGATAAGTTTAAGCGTAGCATGAGTGCTGTAAAAACACAAATCGGTGCTAATCTTATGCCTAAGATTAATGAGCTGCTAGAAACTATTATAAAAAAATCACCCGAAATATCACGAGTACTAGAGAAGGCTGTAACTATAATTGTGGGGTTGTTTAAGGCCTTTGGTAACATTATTCTATTTGTTACGGACAACTTCAATTGGCTACTGCCCATAATTACCGCAGCAGTAGGTCTGCTTATAGGCTTCAAGGTTCTATCTGTAATCAACGCTTTGATGAAGATGTGGACAGCAAGTACATTCGCGCAAACACTAGCTCAAAGCGGTTTAAATGCTGCAATGTTAGCGAATCCCATAGGCTTAGTTATTGTGGCTATAGTAGCACTCATTGCTGTAGGTGTAGCACTATGGCAAAACTGGGACTGGATTATTAAGAAATTAAATAGTTTTTGGCAGGGCATTAAAAAAATCTACACCACCATAAATGATTTTGTCGTGGGTATTTTCCATGGCATGGCTGATGTGGTAAGGGGTATATTTGACGGACTGCTTAGTGGGATAGAGTTTATTCTAAACAAGATCATCAACGGCATTAATTGGGTGATAAGGCTATTAAATAATTTTAGTTTTAAATTACCTAGTTGGTTAGGTGGGGGAGAGTTTGGCTTTAACATCCGAGAGATTAGGGAAGTAAGGTTTTCGGCTGATAAGGTAGGGAAGTCATGGGTAAATCAACCAGAGAAATCGACTAACTATAACTATAACAATAGTTCCTCATCCAACGATACATATAACATAAGTTTGGACACTAAAAACATTAAAGAAGTTGAGGATTTATCACGAATGATGAATGAAGCAAAGCAAACAAATAGACAGTTTGCAAATTAA